From the genome of Streptomyces sp. JH34:
CTCGTACACCGAGGACATGCGCGCCCAGGGCCTGGAGCCCACGTCCCAGCTGCTGGACATCGGCTACGTCACCGCGGACGACACGCTCGCCGGACTGCTGGACATCACGACGGGCGGGCGGGTGCTGCGGATCGAGCGGCTCAGGCTCGCCAGCGGTGAACCGATGGCCATCGAGACCACCCACCTCTCGGCCAAACGCTTCCCGGCGCTGCGCCGTTCGCTGGTGAAGTACACCTCGCTCTACACCGCGCTGGCCGAGGTGTACGACGTCCGGCTCGCCGAGGCCGAGGAGACCATCGAGACCTCTCTGGCCACACCGCGCGAGGCCGGGCTGCTGGGCACCGACGTCGGCCTCCCGATGCTCATGCTGTCCCGGCACTCGATCGACGGGGACGGCGAACCGGTGGAGTGGGTGCGCTCGGTGTACCGCGGCGACCGGTACAAGTTCGTGGCCCGCCTGAAGCGTCCCACGGACTGAGACACCCGTACGGTCGGTCCCCCCGGCGCGTGCGGGGGGACCGGTCATTCCGGACGACACCGGACCGTTGCAGGACCGCAATGCGGACGGGGGGTGACGGTGGCCGGACCTCTCGCCTAGATTTCCTGCGCATTACACAGGTGATCAGCGAGGGGACGGAGTCGCCGCATGTCAGAAGAAACCGGTGCGAACCCACCGACAGCACCGACAGTGACACCCATGAGGGTGGCGATCGCGCTCTGCCTGATCGCACCGTTCGTGGCGATGCTCTGGGTCGGTTCGTACGCGAAGGTCGACCCGGCCTTCATCGGCATCCCGTTCTTCTACTGGTACCAGATGCTGTGGGTGCTCATCTCGACCTCCCTCACCATGGTCGCCTACAAGCTGTGGCAGCGTGACCAGCGCGCCCGCAAGGGAGGTGCGTCCGCATGAAGGACGGCGTGAACGGCGTGGCACTCGCCGTGTTCATCTTCTTCTTCGTGGCCGTGACGGTCATCGGATTCATGGCCGCGCGCTGGCGCAAGGCCGAGAACGAGGCCAGTCTCGACGAATGGGGTCTGGGCGGACGGTCGTTCGGCACCTGGGTCACCTGGTTCCTGCTCGGCGGCGACCTGTACACGGCGTACACCTTCGTCGCTGTGCCCGCGGCGATCTACGCGGCGGGTGCGGCCGGCTTCTTCGCCGTCCCGTACACGATCCTCGTCTACCCGCTGATCTTCACCTTCCTGCCGCGCCTGTGGTCGGTCTCGCACAAGCACGGCTACGTCACCACCTCGGACTTCGTCCGTGGCCGCTTCGGCTCCAAGGGGCTCTCGCTGGCGGTCGCCCTCACCGGCATCCTCGCCACGATGCCGTACATCGCGCTCCAACTCGTCGGCATCCAGGCCGTGCTGGACGTCATGGGCGTCGGCGGCGGCGAGAACACGCACTGGTTCATCAAGGACCTGCCGCTGCTGATCGCGTTCGCCGTCCTCGCCGCGTACACCTACTCCTCGGGACTGCGCGCGCCCGCCCTCATCGCCTTCGTCAAGGACGGCCTGATCTACCTGGTCATCGCCGTGGCGATCATCTACATCCCGATCAAGCTCGGCGGGTTCGACGACATCTTCGCCAAGGCGAGCGAGGCGTTCTCGGCGAAGAACGAAGCCGCGGGCAAGCCGGTGGCCGGCCTCGTCCCGGGCGACATGGGCCAGTGGGGCTACGCCACCCTGGCGCTGGGCTCGGCGCTCGCGCTCTTCATGTATCCCCACTCGATCACGGCGACGCTCTCCAGCCGCAGCCGTGAGGTGATCCGTCGCAACACCACGATCCTGCCGCTGTACTCGCTGATGCTGGGTCTGCTGGCCCTGCTCGGGTTCATGGCGATCGCCGCCGGGATCAAGGTGGACAACGGACAGCTCGCGATCCCCCAGCTGTTCGAGAACATGTTCCCCGACTGGTTCGCGGGCGTGGCCTTCGCCGCGATCGGGATCGGCGCCCTCGTGCCCGCCGCGATCATGTCGATCGCCGCGGCGAACCTCTTCACCCGCAACATCTACAAGGACTTCATCAAGCCCGACGCGACCCCCGCCCAGGAGACCAAGGTCTCCAAGCTGGTCTCACTGCTGGTCAAGGTCGGCGCGCTCGCCTTCGTCCTCACCATGGACAAGACGGTCGCGATCAACTTCCAGCTGCTGGGCGGCATCTGGATCCTCCAGACCATGCCGGCCCTGGTGGGCGGTCTGTTCACCCGGTGGTTCCACCGCTGGGCCCTGATCGCCGGCTGGGCGGTCGGCATGATCTACGGCACGGTGGCCGCGTACGGCGTCGCCAGCCCGACCCAGAAGCACTTCGGCGGGTCCTCGAAGGAGATCCCGGGCATCGGCGAGATCGGCTACATCGGTCTCACCGCGATCGTGCTGAACATCATCGTGGTGGTCGTGCTGACCTTCGTCCTCAACGCCGTGAAGGCACCGGCCGGCGTGGACGAGACCTCGCCGTCCGACTACACGGCCGATGCCGGCGACCCTGGCGTCCAGGAGCAGCTCCCGCCCGCCACGGTGGGCGCCCCGGGCGGTCACTGACCCCTCGGCACGACGTCTTCCGTCCCGGCGGGGTCCGCCCCGCCGGGACGGAGTCATGTGTGGACCGACCCGTCCGGGAAAGGGAGTGCGCCGGGCGTGCCGCCCGGGGCAGACTGGCGCCCATGGATATCTCGGTCAGACCGGTGCGCGCCGAGGAGCACGAGGCCCTGGGCGAGATGACCGCGCAGGCGTACCTCGGCGACGGGCTGTTGGACTTCGGCGCCGACGACCCCTATCTGGAGCAGCTCCGCGCCGTCGGTCGACGGGCCGCCGAGGCCGTCGTGCTGGCCGCGGTGGACGGGGACGGCGCGCTTCTGGGCGGTGTCACCTATGTCGCGCCCGGCGGCCCCTGGGCGGACATCGCCGGCCGGGACGAAGCCGAGTTCCGGATGCTGGCCGTCTCCGCGGAGGCACGCGGGCGCGGCGCCGGCGAAGCGCTCGTACGGGCGTGCGTCGACCGGGCGCGCGCCACCGAAGGGGTCTCCGGAGTCGTCCTGTCGACCCAGTCGTCCATGGAGGCAGCCCACCGGATCTACCGTCGCCTCGGCTTCGTACGGACTCCGGAGCGGGACTGGAGCCCCCTGCCGGGCTTCACCCTCCTGACGTTCCGTCTGGCCTTCTGACCCTCCGCGACACTACATGTGGGGGCCGCCGCAATCGGCGGCCCCCACATGTATGCTCGACCTCGCTGTCGCCGCAGGGGAATCCGGTGCGAATCCGGAACTGTCCCGCAACGGTGTGACCGGTGCGCGTTCGCGCACCGCGGAGTCCGAAGACCTGTCGACAGTGCGTCCGGCTCGACCGAACCGGACGCAGAGACGTCCGGGCCCCGCGGAGGGCCGGTGGACGCCGTGCGCACCGCGCTGCCCTCCCCCGGGTGTCCATGTGTCCGGCTGCCCCGCTCCCGCAGGCCCCGAGCCGAGCGAGGGATAGCCCCAGTGACCATCGCGCCAGCCGACCCGGTTTCAGCCGCGGAACCCGAAGGCCGTACGACCGACGCGCCCGGGACCGCCCTGCTGCGGACCCTGACCGGCCTCACCGCCGATCTCCCCGACACCGACCCCGGACGGGTCGCCGCCGCCGCGCTGCGCGGCCGCAGCGCCCGGTCGGACGAGGCGGAGCTGCGCTCGCTGGCCACCGAGGCCGCCGCCGGCCTGATCTCGGAGGACCCGGCTTACTCCCGGCTCGCCGCCCGGCTCCTCACCCGGGCCGTCGCGGACGAGGCCGCCGGCCAGGGCGCTGTCTCCTTCTCGGCGTCTGTCGCCGTCGGGCACCGCGAGGGTCTGATCGCGGACCGTACGGCCGAGTTCGTCACGCTGCACGCCGCCGCCCTCGACGCGCTGGTCGACCGGGCGCTCGCCGACGGCGCCGACGACCGCTTCGGCTACTTCGGGCTGCGGACGCTGCACAGCCGGTACCTGCTGCGTCACCCGCTCACCCGCCAGGTCATCGAGACCCCGCAGCACTTCATGCTGCGGGTCGCCGCAGGCCTCGCCGAGGACAACTCCGAGCGTGCCCTGGAGGAAGTGGCCGCGCTGTACGGCCTGATGAGCAGGCTCGACTACCTGCCCTCCTCCCCCACCCTCTTCAACTCCGGCACCCGGCACCCGCAGATGTCCTCCTGCTATCTGCTGGACTCTCCGCTGGACGAGCTCGACTCGATCTACGACCGCTACCACCAGGTGGCCCGTCTCTCGAAGCACGCGGGCGGCATCGGGCTCTCCTACTCCCGCATCCGGGCCCGGGGTTCACTCATCCGGGGGACCAACGGGCACTCCAACGGCATCGTGCCGTTCCTGAAGACGCTCGACGCCTCCGTCGCGGCCGTCAACCAGGGAGGCCGGCGCAAGGGGGCGGCCGCGGTCTACCTGGAGACCTGGCACGCGGACATCGAGGAGTTCCTGGAGCTGCGCGACAACACCGGTGAGGACCAGCGGCGCACGCACAACCTCAACCTGGCGCACTGGATCCCGGACGAGTTCATGCGCCGCGTCGACGCGGACACCGAGTGGTCGCTGTTCTCCCCGGCGGACACCCCCGAGCTGGTGGACCTGTGGGGCGACGAGTTCGACGCGGCCTACCGCGCGGCAGAGGCGAAGGGGCTGGCCCGCAAGACGATGCCGGCGCGTGAGCTGTACGGGCGGATGATGCGGACCCTCGCGCAGACCGGGCAGGGCTGGATGACGTTCAAGGACGCCTCCAACCGCACGGCCAACCAGACCGCCGAGCCGGGCCGTGTCGTCCACTCGTCGAACCTCTGCACCGAGATCCTGGAGGTCACGGACGACGGCGAGACCGCCGTCTGCAACCTCGGGTCGGTCAACCTCGGCGCGTTCGTCGCGGACGGCACCATCGACTGGGAGCGGCTGGACGCCACCGTCCGCACCGCGGTGACCTTCCTGGACCGCGTCGTGGACATCAACTTCTACCCGACCGAGCAGGCCGGCCGCTCCAACGCCCGCTGGCGCCCGGTGGGCCTGGGCGCGATGGGCCTCCAGGACGTGTTCTTCCAGCTGCGCCTGCCGTTCGACTCACCCGAGGCACGAGCGCTGTCCACGAGGATCTCCGAGCGGATCATGCTCGCCGCCTACGAGACCTCCTGCGATCTCGCGGAGCGGTCCGGCCCGCTGCCGGCCTGGTCCGAGACCCGTGCCGCCCGGGGCGTGCTGCACCCCGACCACTACGACACCGGGCTGAACTGGCCGGAGCGCTGGGACGCGCTGCGCGCCAGGGTCGCCAGGACCGGGATGCGCAACTCGCTGCTGCTCGCCATCGCGCCGACGGCGACGATCGCCTCGATCGCCGGGGTGTACGAGTGCATCGAGCCGCAGGTCTCCAACCTCTTCAAGCGCGAGACGCTCAGCGGCGAGTTCCTCCAGGTCAACGCCTATCTGGTGGACGAGCTGAAGAAGCTCGGCGTCTGGGACGCCCGGACCCGCGAGGCGCTGCGCGAGGCGAGCGGCTCCGTACAGGGCTTCGCCTGGATCCCCGAGGACGTGCGGGCTCTGTACCGCACCGCGTGGGAGATCCCGCAGCGCGGCCTGATCGACATGGCGGCGGCGCGTACGCCGTTCCTCGACCAGAGCCAGTCGCTGAACCTCTTCCTGGAGACGCCGACGATCGGCAAGCTCTCCTCGATGTACGCGTACGCCTGGAAGCAGGGGCTGAAGACGACGTACTACCTGCGCTCGCGCCCGGCGACCCGGATCGCCCGCGCCGCGACCGGGCAGGCACCGCCAGCCGCCGTCCCCGCACAGCAGGCGTCGGCTCCCGACGCGGACGCCCTCGCCTGCTCCCTGGAAAACCCCGAGTCCTGCGAGGCCTGCCAGTGATGAGCACATCCGAGAACAAGAACCTGCTCGACCCGGGCTTCGAACTGACCCTGCGCCCCATGCGCTACCCGGACTTCTACGAGCGCTACCGGGACGCGATCAAGAACACCTGGACCGTCGAGGAGGTCGACCTCCACTCGGACGTCGCCGACCTCGCGAAGCTCTCCCCCGGTGAGCAGCACATGATCGGCCGTCTGGTCGCGTTCTTCGCGACGGGTGACTCGATCGTCTCCAACAACCTCGTGCTGACGCTGTACAAGCACATCAACTCGCCCGAGGCGCGGCTCTACCTGTCACGCCAGCTGTTCGAGGAGGCCGTGCACGTCCAGTTCTATCTGACACTGCTCGACACCTACCTGCCCGACCCGGAGGACCGTGCGGCGGCCTTCGACGCGGTCGAGGAGATCCCCTCGATCCGCGAGAAGGCGCAGTTCTGCTTCCGGTGGATGGACTCGGTCGAGAAGATCGAGCGGCTGGAGACGAAGGCAGACCGCCGGCGCTTCCTGCTCAACCTGATCTGCTTCGCGGCCTGCATCGAGGGGCTGTTCTTCTACGGCGCGTTCGCGTACGTCTACTGGTTCCGCTCGCGCGGTCTTCTGCACGGTCTCGCGACGGGCACCAACTGGGTGTTCCGTGACGAGACGATGCACATGAACTTCGCCTTCGAGGTCGTGGACACCGTCCGCAAGGAGGAGCCCGAGCTCTTCGACGACGAGCTCCGGCAGCAGGTCACCGACATGCTGCGGGAGGCCGTCGAGGCGGAGCTGCAGTTCGGCCGGGATCTGTGCGGCGAGGGCCTGCCCGGTATGAACACCGAGTCGATGCGCCAGTACCTGGAGTGCGTGGCCGACCAGCGGCTGACCCGGCTCGGCTTCCCCGCGCTCTACGGCTCCGAGAACCCGTTCTCGTTCATGGAGCTCCAGGGGGTGCAGGAGCTGACCAACTTCTTCGAGCGCCGCCCCTCCGCGTACCAGGTGGCGGTGGAGGGGTCCGTCGGCTTCGACGACGACTTCTAGGTCCTGGCCGCCCAGGACCTGACGTACGGGCGCCGTGCGGCCGCCACCGGCCGTGCGGCGTCCGTCGTTCCCCGGGGTGTCTCCCCTCCGCGCCGCCGGGCGTCCCTCAGCTCGCGGTCGATCCGGCGCTCCCGCGCGAGGCCGCCGAGCGCGGGCAGCAGGACGAGGGCGAAAAGTGCGGCTACGGCCAGGTAGCTCAGGAATGTGTTCATGGCTCTACTGTCGTCCGCGCGCCGGGATTTCGTCAGTGGCAGGACTGCCACTGACCATCGAATTGCTGCCACACTGGCGTCATGCTGAAGAATGTCGCCGCCCTGCTTCTCGACGAGATACATCCCTTCGAACTCGGCGTCGTGTGCGAGGTGTTCGGCCTCGACCGGTCCGAGGACGGGCTGCCGGTGTACGACTTCGCGGTCGTGTCCGCCGAGGGGCCGGTCCTCCGGACCCACGCCGGCTTCACCATCACCACCCCGCACGGACTGGAGCGTCTGGAGGAGGCCGACCTCATCACCGTCCCCGCGGGGAGTCACTTCATCGACCGGGAGTACCCCGAGGAGGTCCTCGACGCCCTGCGCAGGGCCGTGGAGCGCGGCGCCCGGGTGCTGAGCGTCTGCTCAGGCGCCTTCGTCCTCGGCGCCGCCGGACTGCTGGACGGACGCCGCTGCACCACCCACTGGCGGCACTCTGACGAGCTGGCCCGCCGCTTCCCGAAGGCGCGGGTCGAGCCGGACGTGCTCTACGTGGACGAGGGCCCGGTCATCACTTCGGCGGGTACGGCCGCCGGCATCGACGCCGCCCTCCACCTGGTTCGCCAGGCGCACGGACCCGCCGTCGCGAACGCCCTGGCACGCCGCATGGTGGTCCCCCCGCACCGGGACGGGGGGCAGGCGCAGTACATCAAGCGTCCGCTGCCCCGCACCCGGTGCGACACGGTCGGCGAGACGCTCGTCTGGATGGAGCGCAACCTCGACGAGGAGATGACCGTGGAGCAACTGGCCGCCCAGACCCACATGTCGCCCCGGACCTTCGCCCGCCGCTTCCAGCAGGAGACCGGCACCACCCCGTACCGCTGGCTGCTCCGGCAGCGGGTGCTGCTGGCGCAGCACCTGCTGGAGACCTCGGACGAGACCGTCGACACGATCGCCGGACGGACCGGCTTCGGGAACGCGGCGGCGCTGCGCCATCAGTTCGTACGTTCGCTGGGGACGACTCCGAACGCGTACCGGCGCACCTTCCGGGGGCCGTCCGGCATGACCGAGGCGGCCTGAGCCGACGGCCCCCGGAGCGCCGTCAGATGCCGCAGCCGGAGGCGGACCAGAAGTGGTTCGGCCCCTGGTTCACGTGGATGTGGTCGCTGTGGCCGGCGTAACCCGGGCCGAGGATCCCGTTGAAGCCGTGGTTGCGGGCCTGCTTGGCGATGGTGCACAGCGAGTGCGGCCCGGAACCGAGGTCGACGGCGTCACCGTACAGATGGCGGCTGTTCGTCGCTCCGCCGACCGCCGAGTTGCAGGAGGTGGACCGGAAACCGCTGGTGACCCGGATCGACTGGTCGCCGAGCGCGTGGCGCAGCGCCTCCAGCTTCCACATGCTGCTCAGGGCGTTGGCCTTGGCCGTCCCCGCCGCGACCGCCCCGCCCGCCCAGGTGCTGTTGCACGTGTTCAGCTCGGGATAGGTGAAGTGGATGGGGGTGCAGTCGTCGTCCTGGAGCGCGTAGAGCTTGGCCTGCGTGGCCGGGCCGGCGACCCCGTCCGCCGCGAGGCCGTAGGCGGACTGGAAGCGCTTGACGGCTGCCGTGGTGGCCGGGCCGTACGAACCGTCCACGGCCAGGACGGAGTTGTACCCGGGATAGCCGGCCACCCGGATCTGGAGCTGGGTGACGTCGGTGCCCGTGGCACCCTGCGACAGGGGGCGACTCCAGGTGTAGCAGCCGTCGGCCTGCGCGGTGCCCGCCGTGACGACGGCCCCTCCGATAGCGAAGGCCATGGTCATGACAAGCCCGAGCAGAAGATGTGCGGTACGTCTGAGCATGGGGGTCTCCCTGCACGATGAGGTGAACAGGTGGGCGTAGGGGTGAGCCTGTCCCAGGAGTCGACGCGCGTCAACTACGCCCAGGAGAACGCCCGTTGACGATCACTCGCAGCCGTGGCACCGGCGCGTGCCGGGAGGGGCCCCGCCGGTGGCGGAGCCCCTCCCGGCAAGGAGATCAGTCGTTCGGGACGACCTCGTAGCGCGGGGTGCCCTCGGCCATCTGCTTCAGCGCGTCCTTGCGGTCCCGCTTCGAGAGCCGGTCGATGTACAGGTAGCCGTACAGGTGGTCCGTCTCGTGCTGGAGGCAGCGCGCGAAGTAGCCGCTGCCCCGGACCTTCACCGGATTGCCCTGGGCGTCCTGGCCGCGCACGACCGCGTAGTCGGGCCGCGCCAGCGCGGCGTACGCCGTCGGCACGGAGAGGCAGCCCTCGTTGGAGTCGTCGAGGTTGCGCTGCTCCGGGGCCAGATCCTCCAGCACCGGGTTGCAGATCGCGCCGACGTGCCGCACCCCGTCGTCGTCCGGGCAGTCGTAGACGAAGACCTTGCGGTCCACGCCGATCTGGTTGGCGGCCAGGCCGACGCCCTCCGCCGTCCGCTGGCTGGCGAACATGTCGTCGATCAGCTGCGCGAGTTCGTCGTCGAACTCCGTGACGTCGCTGCACTCCTTGTGCAGGACCGGGTTGCCGACCACCGTGATGGGGCGGGAGGTGCCGCGCTCCCGGTGCGCCGCCTCGCGCGCCTCGCAGTCCTCGGTGTCCACGAGGAATCCCTCGTCGTCCACACCGGTCCGCTCGTCCGTCTCCTGCTGCGACATGTCCGCCGTTCGCCTTCCTGCAACCCTGAGTCCGTGAGTACCCGCACCGGAATCGGTGCCCGTACAGCCTACGGGCACCGCTCAGCAGACTTCTTCCAGATCCCGCCACTCACGGCTGTCAGGGCTGTCCGCCACCCAGCCGTCCAGCAGACCGCGCACCAGCCCCGCGGGGGCCGCTATCCCGCATTCACGCTCCGGAACCCACAGGTCGCCGGCGGTGCGGTGCCCCAGGGGCCCGGGGTGTCCGGGCTCACTGTGGTCGTGCGGGTCCAGGTGCTCGCCGTCACCCTCGTCGCTCTCCATGCGGCTCTCCGAACAGGCGCGGCAGAGCAGCCGCACGGAGGACGACCAGTCCTCGGCGGCGAAGCCGGCGTCCGAGGCGAGCTGCTCCAGCGCGTCCCGGTCGTCCTCGGAGGCGGCCTCCAGGAGCACCACCCAGGTGGGGACCGGAGAGGGCGCCCACAGTTCGATCTCGTCGAAGACCGGGAAGGACGGCCCGGCCGCCGTGACCCGCTCTCCGTTCGGCACGCCGTCGTGCAGGACGACCTCGCCCCAGCGCCGCCCCGAGGACGGCAGCGGGATCGACAGCACCTCCAGGCGCGCCGGATCGAGCCTGCGCCCCCAGACGACCTCGGCCTCGCCCTCGGGCGAGAGCCGCACGGCCGCACTGCCCAGGTCCATGCCCGTGGGCTCGCTGTTGGCCGCCGCGTTGTGCTGGCCGCTGCCCGGTACCTTCAGCCCGTAGGCCTGCCAGGCCCGGCGTGCCAGCGGCCAGTCCTGCAGCGCGGTGGCGGCGATTCCGACGTTCCACCAGTCCGGGGCTCCGGACTCCCGGTCGAGCAGGGCGACGGCGCGCAGGCCCGCGGCCCTCGCCTGTTCCCAGTCGTGCCGGAACTTGTGCAGCAGCGCGAGGTTGAACCAGGACTCGGAGAGCCAGGGCTCCAGGTCCGCCGCGCGCGTCAGCAGCGCCCCCGCGTCCTCGTACCGGCCGTCGCCGATCAGCGTGAACGCGCGGTCCGTGGCCTGCCGCCAAGAGGCGGACGGCCGATGCCGTACCTTCCCGAAGATCCTCACGATTCCCGCCTGTCCCGACTGGACACCCTCGTTTTCCACTCTCTTCGCATCCAACCATGCCCGGCCGGACGCTCGCTCATTACCCATGGGTTACCCCGTACCGACCCGGGTGAGACCGCCCCGCGCCAGGACTCTGGCCAGCGCCTCCACCACCTGCGGCTGGTAGTCGTGGCCGGTGCCGAGCCTGAGCTGCTCCAGAGCCCCCAGGGACCCCTTGACGCCTTCCCCGCACAGGTCGTCGTACGCGTTGACCGCACGGACGATTCGAGCGGCGGTCTGTTGTTCCCGGTACGGATCGGCCTGCTGCTCCACCACCACGGCGACCGCCGGATCCACACCGGTCAGGCGGACCACCGCCCCGCCGAGCAGGGCGATCCGGTGCTGCTCGGCGGCCGGAAGGACCGTGGTCGCCCCGTCGGCCACCGGGTCGACCAGGGAGAGCTGCCCGATGTCGTGCATCAGCGCCGCGTACTCGAGGACGGTCAGCTCGGGGCCGGGGAGCCCCAGCTCCCGCCCGACGGCCGTCGCCAGATCGGCCACCCTGCGGGCGTGCCCGTGCGGCGTGTAACCCGCGATCTCCGTGGACCGGGCCAGCGACGCGATGGTCTGCCGGTACGTCGTGCGGACGGCGGCGTACCGGCGGAACGAGACCTGGGTCAGCAGCAGGGGTACGCACAGCACGGGCAGGGCCCACAGCCCCGCGACGGCCACCCCGAGCGCCATCACGGCACCGGTCGCGCCGACCGCCGAGCCGATACCGCTGAG
Proteins encoded in this window:
- a CDS encoding GntR family transcriptional regulator, giving the protein MGADGGSSTGDTGAGARTARVPKYYRLKRHLLDMTDTMPPGTPVPPERTLAAEFDTSRTTVRQALQELVVEGRLERIQGKGTFVAKPKVSQALQLTSYTEDMRAQGLEPTSQLLDIGYVTADDTLAGLLDITTGGRVLRIERLRLASGEPMAIETTHLSAKRFPALRRSLVKYTSLYTALAEVYDVRLAEAEETIETSLATPREAGLLGTDVGLPMLMLSRHSIDGDGEPVEWVRSVYRGDRYKFVARLKRPTD
- a CDS encoding DUF3311 domain-containing protein, translated to MRVAIALCLIAPFVAMLWVGSYAKVDPAFIGIPFFYWYQMLWVLISTSLTMVAYKLWQRDQRARKGGASA
- a CDS encoding sodium:solute symporter family protein, whose protein sequence is MKDGVNGVALAVFIFFFVAVTVIGFMAARWRKAENEASLDEWGLGGRSFGTWVTWFLLGGDLYTAYTFVAVPAAIYAAGAAGFFAVPYTILVYPLIFTFLPRLWSVSHKHGYVTTSDFVRGRFGSKGLSLAVALTGILATMPYIALQLVGIQAVLDVMGVGGGENTHWFIKDLPLLIAFAVLAAYTYSSGLRAPALIAFVKDGLIYLVIAVAIIYIPIKLGGFDDIFAKASEAFSAKNEAAGKPVAGLVPGDMGQWGYATLALGSALALFMYPHSITATLSSRSREVIRRNTTILPLYSLMLGLLALLGFMAIAAGIKVDNGQLAIPQLFENMFPDWFAGVAFAAIGIGALVPAAIMSIAAANLFTRNIYKDFIKPDATPAQETKVSKLVSLLVKVGALAFVLTMDKTVAINFQLLGGIWILQTMPALVGGLFTRWFHRWALIAGWAVGMIYGTVAAYGVASPTQKHFGGSSKEIPGIGEIGYIGLTAIVLNIIVVVVLTFVLNAVKAPAGVDETSPSDYTADAGDPGVQEQLPPATVGAPGGH
- a CDS encoding GNAT family N-acetyltransferase; its protein translation is MDISVRPVRAEEHEALGEMTAQAYLGDGLLDFGADDPYLEQLRAVGRRAAEAVVLAAVDGDGALLGGVTYVAPGGPWADIAGRDEAEFRMLAVSAEARGRGAGEALVRACVDRARATEGVSGVVLSTQSSMEAAHRIYRRLGFVRTPERDWSPLPGFTLLTFRLAF
- a CDS encoding ribonucleoside-diphosphate reductase subunit alpha; the protein is MTIAPADPVSAAEPEGRTTDAPGTALLRTLTGLTADLPDTDPGRVAAAALRGRSARSDEAELRSLATEAAAGLISEDPAYSRLAARLLTRAVADEAAGQGAVSFSASVAVGHREGLIADRTAEFVTLHAAALDALVDRALADGADDRFGYFGLRTLHSRYLLRHPLTRQVIETPQHFMLRVAAGLAEDNSERALEEVAALYGLMSRLDYLPSSPTLFNSGTRHPQMSSCYLLDSPLDELDSIYDRYHQVARLSKHAGGIGLSYSRIRARGSLIRGTNGHSNGIVPFLKTLDASVAAVNQGGRRKGAAAVYLETWHADIEEFLELRDNTGEDQRRTHNLNLAHWIPDEFMRRVDADTEWSLFSPADTPELVDLWGDEFDAAYRAAEAKGLARKTMPARELYGRMMRTLAQTGQGWMTFKDASNRTANQTAEPGRVVHSSNLCTEILEVTDDGETAVCNLGSVNLGAFVADGTIDWERLDATVRTAVTFLDRVVDINFYPTEQAGRSNARWRPVGLGAMGLQDVFFQLRLPFDSPEARALSTRISERIMLAAYETSCDLAERSGPLPAWSETRAARGVLHPDHYDTGLNWPERWDALRARVARTGMRNSLLLAIAPTATIASIAGVYECIEPQVSNLFKRETLSGEFLQVNAYLVDELKKLGVWDARTREALREASGSVQGFAWIPEDVRALYRTAWEIPQRGLIDMAAARTPFLDQSQSLNLFLETPTIGKLSSMYAYAWKQGLKTTYYLRSRPATRIARAATGQAPPAAVPAQQASAPDADALACSLENPESCEACQ
- a CDS encoding ribonucleotide-diphosphate reductase subunit beta; this encodes MSTSENKNLLDPGFELTLRPMRYPDFYERYRDAIKNTWTVEEVDLHSDVADLAKLSPGEQHMIGRLVAFFATGDSIVSNNLVLTLYKHINSPEARLYLSRQLFEEAVHVQFYLTLLDTYLPDPEDRAAAFDAVEEIPSIREKAQFCFRWMDSVEKIERLETKADRRRFLLNLICFAACIEGLFFYGAFAYVYWFRSRGLLHGLATGTNWVFRDETMHMNFAFEVVDTVRKEEPELFDDELRQQVTDMLREAVEAELQFGRDLCGEGLPGMNTESMRQYLECVADQRLTRLGFPALYGSENPFSFMELQGVQELTNFFERRPSAYQVAVEGSVGFDDDF
- a CDS encoding helix-turn-helix domain-containing protein, translated to MLKNVAALLLDEIHPFELGVVCEVFGLDRSEDGLPVYDFAVVSAEGPVLRTHAGFTITTPHGLERLEEADLITVPAGSHFIDREYPEEVLDALRRAVERGARVLSVCSGAFVLGAAGLLDGRRCTTHWRHSDELARRFPKARVEPDVLYVDEGPVITSAGTAAGIDAALHLVRQAHGPAVANALARRMVVPPHRDGGQAQYIKRPLPRTRCDTVGETLVWMERNLDEEMTVEQLAAQTHMSPRTFARRFQQETGTTPYRWLLRQRVLLAQHLLETSDETVDTIAGRTGFGNAAALRHQFVRSLGTTPNAYRRTFRGPSGMTEAA
- a CDS encoding D-Ala-D-Ala carboxypeptidase family metallohydrolase, translated to MLRRTAHLLLGLVMTMAFAIGGAVVTAGTAQADGCYTWSRPLSQGATGTDVTQLQIRVAGYPGYNSVLAVDGSYGPATTAAVKRFQSAYGLAADGVAGPATQAKLYALQDDDCTPIHFTYPELNTCNSTWAGGAVAAGTAKANALSSMWKLEALRHALGDQSIRVTSGFRSTSCNSAVGGATNSRHLYGDAVDLGSGPHSLCTIAKQARNHGFNGILGPGYAGHSDHIHVNQGPNHFWSASGCGI
- the def gene encoding peptide deformylase, translating into MSQQETDERTGVDDEGFLVDTEDCEAREAAHRERGTSRPITVVGNPVLHKECSDVTEFDDELAQLIDDMFASQRTAEGVGLAANQIGVDRKVFVYDCPDDDGVRHVGAICNPVLEDLAPEQRNLDDSNEGCLSVPTAYAALARPDYAVVRGQDAQGNPVKVRGSGYFARCLQHETDHLYGYLYIDRLSKRDRKDALKQMAEGTPRYEVVPND
- a CDS encoding metal-dependent phosphohydrolase — translated: MTPVHPQPAVLAVRGAALVLAVVALAHTLWNGVVEPGHALAFGILVTVGELARWGALPGEREPAPLGAAGALAYALLGRSGGQDTAHGVLQVVTVVVAAQLLASVPHVARGSGPGPDQAARRVLAVAFAALCFQPLHHSGRSERWFGEGPYFALFLLVLLVLTALCDAVLAAVTAGTPRPFGPRLRDELRALSGIGSAVGATGAVMALGVAVAGLWALPVLCVPLLLTQVSFRRYAAVRTTYRQTIASLARSTEIAGYTPHGHARRVADLATAVGRELGLPGPELTVLEYAALMHDIGQLSLVDPVADGATTVLPAAEQHRIALLGGAVVRLTGVDPAVAVVVEQQADPYREQQTAARIVRAVNAYDDLCGEGVKGSLGALEQLRLGTGHDYQPQVVEALARVLARGGLTRVGTG